One window of Papaver somniferum cultivar HN1 chromosome 9, ASM357369v1, whole genome shotgun sequence genomic DNA carries:
- the LOC113313849 gene encoding cation/calcium exchanger 1-like → MAGVTFLSFGNGAPDVFSSIVSFMGTSTGSGAVGLNSVLGAGFFVSSVVVGAICIFVSSHGVSVDKKSFIRDILFYFITLSSVLVIVTVGAINIWGAMVFVSLYLIYVVLVYTMDSNGHNEIQAGDPLEESAAPLLEHSSNGENLVSIENGGINNGSHEDDQNGKNTVCGRFKHIVDLGFLYGIDKPLSLPRRMTIPCASDENWSKPYAVISVTLAPVLLVALIWGSHKETLVPYLIGGLAGIVFGSLAIFTSNKFNPPRSKKFLMVWLLGGFLMSVTWIYLVAGELVSLLGTLGKLFGISPLILGLTILAWGNSLGDFISNSALAKKGGKDGAQTAISGCYAGPIFNAIMGLGLGLLISAWSKYPTPFTIPRDITLYETVGFLMAGLVWALIMMLRNDMKLDKVMGYGLLAIYACFISIRLFQVLLF, encoded by the exons ATGGCTGGTGTTACCTTCCTTTCTTTTGGTAATGGAGCTCCTGACGTTTTTTCTAGTATTGTTTCCTTCATGGGAACTAGTACAGGCTCGGGTGCTGTCGGTCTTAATAGCGTACTGGGTGCAGGTTTCTTTGTATCAAGTGTCGTTGTAGGTGCAATTTGTATTTTTGTAAGCTCTCATGGTGTATCCGTTGACAAGAAGAGTTTCATTCGAGATATTCTCTTTTACTTCATCACCCTTTCTTCAGTACTAGTCATCGTAACAGTTGGAGCGATTAATATTTGGGGAGCCATGGTTTTTGTTAGTCTATACCTCATTTACGTAGTACTTGTCTATACAATGGATTCAAACGGACATAACGAAATACAA gcAGGTGATCCACTGGAGGAATCGGCTGCACCGTTGCTAGAACATAGCAGCAACGGTGAAAATCTTGTTTCAATCGAAAACGGCGGAATAAATAATGGAAGTCATGAAGATGATCAAAATGGGAAAAATACGGTTTGTGGTAGATTTAAACACATTGTAGACTTGGGATTTCTATACGGTATAGATAAACCGCTTTCGCTTCCAAGAAGAATGACGATCCCTTGTGCAAGTGATGAAAACTGGTCTAAACCTTATGCAGTTATTTCTGTTACACTAGCACCAGTTTTACTAGTCGCTTTAATCTGGGGATCTCATAAAGAAACTCTAGTTCCATATTTGATTGGTGGATTAGCAGGAATTGTTTTTGGATCATTAGCCATTTTCACCTCTAATAAATTTAACCCTCCAAGGTCAAAAAAGTTCTTAATGGTTTGGTTACTAGGAGGATTCCTAATGAGTGTGACTTGGATTTATCTGGTAGCAGGGGAATTAGTTTCCTTGTTAGGGACACTTGGGAAGTTATTTGGGATAAGTCCATTAATTTTAGGCTTAACTATACTTGCATGGGGAAATTCACTTGGGGATTTTATATCCAATTCGGCACTGGCTAAGAAAGGTGGTAAAGATGGTGCTCAAACTGCAATTTCAGGGTGTTATGCTGGTCCCATTTTTAATGCAATTATGGGTTTAGGTTTGGGTCTGCTTATCTCGGCTTGGTCTAAATATCCAACTCCTTTTACTATTCCTAGAGATATTACTTTGTACGAAACAGTGGGATTTTTAATGGCTGGATTAGTATGGGCACTTATCATGATGCTTAGGAACGATATGAAGCTTGATAAAGTTATGGGTTATGGTCTCCTGGCTATATATGCCTGCTTTATATCTATCAGACTGTTTCAAGTCCTTTTGTTTTGA